Proteins found in one Maridesulfovibrio sp. genomic segment:
- a CDS encoding FecR domain-containing protein: MPAEQINAHEIGIVTGMSGDAYAESATGVRALEAGSPIYQGDELVTGDGGNIEVRFADDTLISQGGNSRIALDDYVYDPDGGDSSFLGDIAQGTFRTVTGKIAEQNPDRFKLGSPLATIGIRGTIILSEVGPSGESHGVEEIHAGKAMILQSRATGDIRQLFAGQMSDISGSGVLSPIRPLSTQELATFRKIAPANIRQEQEIQDQREEQQNDDQQNDEQDDDQQNDDQSTDAQAQEEQSAENQDAGEEGAQQEDGQNAQEGLPGDIAPGGGDPAEGEGADGGALHVNKGVIDPGDKALANQKNFEPNKIGQPPKPNDKADVKGTDQQQGNDSGSDGDNPDNDEPDQTNTQATPPQETPTEDPLDGDGTEAADSGTGDGDSGTDDGPSVINGSGIIKGTTADDTIIGSSTEDTIYGDQGNDTLSGGAGDDELFGQAGNDTLYGGAGEDVLNGGGGSYNYLDGGSGETHEVDFASFYGQKHGVTVDLSAKNGEGEVTVTTDDGHDVLVNIEGVIGTPHHDTLTGDDNDNRFLPGLNGEFDTADSTTHESIDGGIGSDWVQFEDLANNFFLEYSSDSSDAGTVSIFDSTSDSDHEPVSIIDLESIENVKGSSGDDTLTRISNTTGTLQGGDGNDSILGGSGKDFLYGDAGNDSLTGGSGNDDLHGGDGNDSIQGGSGDDFSYGDAGNDTIDGEGGNDTLYGGDGNDSLTGGSGNDDLYGGDGNDSLTGGSGNDDLHGGNDNDYFTASSGNDRIWGDDGQDWFAMNGGTFHNFVDLSANTATGTDGETTVLYDIEHVLGSSANDEIHGDSEANSLSGEAGWDTIHGGDENDWLSGGEGNDNLYGDAGNDSISGGDGDDTIYGGDGDDHLKGGTGSNTIYGGIAGTAMGTDTLSYEGSEQVTIKIDDNSAKHIENGTTSTDTFHDISKFIGSDGNDFFTGALNEGDTFSGGKGNDSFTGKFGNNYFDGGEGTDSMSFAGHSFGVEVNITTSGGTVDHKDSDGLEAQQDHFTSVESFIGTDDDDIFNGSSNNETFNGGDGDDAVHAGGGSDILYASKGTNLLDGESGIDYVSYANATQGVTLTLNGSTGTQVSVGDFTDTIVNIEGVIGSNYQDVLTGDDGVNFFAPGINNSYSSAAQSSTADKIDGGGGSDWVQFDNLDSSYHIDADLSAGHVYIYQGSDVSEKNYVELTSIENLIGSDGDDTIIGSTIGANLMGGAGNDSISGGEGYDVIHGGDGDDNLAGGKGNNILDGGEGHDRVDYTASTSSVTFNLDATIANIMHSDGTDTVSNIEAFQGSDHADTFNGSSHGETFIGGLGNDIIHGGGGIDTLDYRDHSIAVTIDAEAGTAERGSETDSFDGIEHFIGSSEDDFFTGSDASETFEGSTGLDTIDGGGGIDFISFSGLDCGSGVNVNLGANAAGSGTYTTASGASNDFFKNIEGVIGTGYSDTITASSAMDSTIHGGHGNDTINLDGTYKSELIYNSASEGGDTITGFNSGKDYFNFSNSDLDSSAGFHDYDSSYTGNANAGTTDAYFVFDGCHQLWYDANGDAAGGETMIADVSGDQVHADDLHFS, encoded by the coding sequence ATGCCCGCTGAGCAAATAAACGCTCATGAGATCGGAATAGTTACCGGAATGTCCGGTGACGCATATGCTGAATCAGCAACCGGAGTACGCGCTCTGGAAGCTGGAAGCCCGATCTATCAAGGAGATGAGCTGGTCACCGGCGACGGCGGAAACATTGAAGTTCGCTTTGCTGACGACACCCTTATCTCACAGGGCGGCAACTCCCGCATAGCCTTAGACGACTATGTATATGACCCGGACGGGGGAGATTCCAGTTTTCTAGGTGACATCGCACAAGGAACATTCCGTACTGTCACCGGTAAAATTGCTGAACAGAATCCAGACCGTTTCAAACTAGGCTCGCCGCTTGCGACCATCGGTATCCGCGGCACAATCATTCTCAGCGAAGTCGGCCCTTCAGGTGAAAGCCACGGTGTAGAAGAAATTCACGCCGGTAAAGCCATGATCCTTCAAAGCCGAGCCACGGGAGATATCCGCCAGCTTTTCGCCGGACAGATGTCCGATATCAGCGGATCAGGCGTACTCAGCCCTATCCGCCCCCTCTCCACGCAGGAACTCGCCACGTTCCGTAAAATCGCACCTGCGAATATCAGGCAGGAGCAGGAAATTCAGGACCAGCGAGAAGAACAGCAGAACGATGATCAGCAGAATGACGAGCAGGATGATGATCAACAGAACGATGATCAGTCCACTGACGCGCAGGCTCAGGAAGAGCAGTCAGCCGAAAATCAGGATGCTGGAGAAGAAGGGGCACAGCAGGAAGACGGGCAAAATGCTCAGGAAGGACTTCCCGGTGATATCGCTCCCGGCGGCGGAGACCCTGCTGAAGGGGAAGGTGCAGACGGCGGAGCATTACATGTAAACAAGGGTGTCATAGATCCCGGCGATAAGGCCCTTGCCAACCAGAAAAATTTTGAACCTAATAAAATAGGACAACCTCCGAAACCGAATGATAAAGCGGATGTTAAAGGAACTGACCAACAGCAGGGCAATGATTCAGGATCCGATGGCGATAATCCTGATAATGATGAACCGGATCAGACGAATACCCAAGCAACACCCCCTCAAGAGACTCCCACAGAAGATCCTCTGGACGGGGACGGTACTGAAGCAGCCGATTCCGGCACAGGTGACGGAGACTCAGGTACGGATGACGGGCCAAGCGTTATTAACGGCAGCGGAATAATCAAGGGAACTACAGCGGACGATACAATCATCGGTTCCAGCACGGAAGATACCATTTACGGTGATCAGGGGAACGATACTCTTTCCGGCGGCGCAGGCGATGATGAACTTTTCGGCCAGGCCGGCAACGACACATTATACGGCGGTGCCGGAGAAGATGTGCTCAACGGCGGTGGCGGCTCATACAACTATCTTGATGGTGGTTCCGGTGAAACGCATGAAGTCGACTTCGCATCTTTTTACGGGCAGAAGCATGGGGTTACCGTAGACCTGAGTGCCAAAAACGGCGAGGGCGAAGTAACCGTCACGACTGATGACGGGCACGATGTACTGGTCAACATTGAAGGCGTCATCGGTACCCCGCATCATGACACCCTTACAGGCGATGACAACGACAACAGATTCCTGCCCGGACTGAATGGAGAATTCGATACCGCAGACAGTACCACCCACGAATCCATTGACGGTGGAATAGGAAGTGACTGGGTCCAGTTTGAGGATCTCGCCAATAACTTTTTTCTGGAATATTCTTCGGACTCCAGCGATGCTGGAACCGTCAGCATTTTTGACTCCACCAGCGACTCCGACCACGAACCGGTCAGCATCATTGATCTGGAAAGCATCGAAAACGTTAAGGGTTCATCAGGCGATGATACTTTGACCAGGATCAGCAATACGACCGGCACCCTCCAAGGCGGTGATGGGAACGACTCTATCCTTGGTGGTTCAGGAAAAGACTTTTTATACGGTGATGCCGGGAATGATTCCCTGACCGGTGGCTCCGGCAACGATGATCTGCACGGCGGAGACGGAAATGACTCCATTCAGGGAGGTTCTGGAGACGACTTTTCATACGGCGATGCCGGAAATGATACCATTGATGGCGAGGGGGGAAATGACACCCTGTATGGCGGAGATGGAAATGACTCCCTAACCGGTGGCTCCGGCAACGATGACCTGTACGGCGGAGACGGGAATGACTCCCTGACCGGTGGCTCCGGCAACGATGATCTGCACGGCGGCAACGATAATGACTACTTCACTGCCAGCAGCGGAAATGACCGTATCTGGGGCGATGACGGACAAGACTGGTTTGCCATGAATGGCGGCACTTTCCATAATTTCGTGGACCTCTCCGCTAACACAGCGACCGGGACAGACGGCGAAACTACGGTATTGTATGACATTGAGCATGTTCTGGGTTCTTCTGCAAACGATGAAATACATGGAGACAGTGAAGCAAACTCATTAAGCGGAGAAGCAGGATGGGATACAATTCATGGTGGAGACGAAAACGATTGGCTCAGTGGGGGTGAGGGAAATGACAATCTTTATGGTGATGCCGGAAACGATTCGATAAGTGGTGGAGATGGAGATGACACCATTTACGGCGGTGATGGAGATGACCACCTAAAAGGGGGTACAGGAAGCAACACCATATACGGCGGTATAGCCGGCACAGCCATGGGAACGGACACCCTTTCCTACGAAGGGTCAGAACAAGTCACAATTAAAATTGATGACAACAGTGCAAAGCACATAGAGAACGGAACAACCAGCACCGATACTTTTCATGACATCAGCAAGTTCATCGGTTCTGACGGCAACGATTTTTTTACCGGGGCCTTGAACGAAGGTGATACCTTTTCCGGTGGCAAAGGAAACGATTCTTTTACCGGTAAATTCGGCAATAACTATTTCGATGGTGGAGAAGGCACAGACTCCATGTCTTTTGCCGGCCATTCTTTCGGCGTAGAGGTTAACATCACCACTTCCGGCGGAACCGTTGACCACAAAGATTCCGATGGATTAGAAGCTCAGCAGGATCATTTCACCAGCGTGGAATCATTCATAGGAACCGACGATGACGACATCTTCAACGGAAGCTCGAATAACGAAACATTTAATGGTGGAGATGGGGACGACGCAGTACATGCCGGTGGCGGTTCTGATATTTTGTACGCAAGCAAAGGAACTAACCTTCTCGATGGTGAAAGTGGTATTGATTATGTTTCCTATGCCAACGCTACGCAAGGAGTTACCCTGACTCTCAACGGAAGCACTGGAACCCAAGTGAGTGTCGGAGATTTTACAGATACAATAGTTAATATCGAAGGTGTTATAGGTTCTAACTACCAAGATGTCCTTACCGGTGACGACGGTGTAAACTTTTTTGCTCCCGGTATTAATAATTCATACAGCTCAGCAGCTCAATCTTCTACAGCGGATAAAATTGATGGTGGCGGAGGAAGTGACTGGGTTCAGTTTGATAATCTGGACAGCAGTTACCACATTGATGCAGACCTTTCTGCCGGGCACGTATACATCTACCAAGGATCCGATGTCAGTGAAAAGAATTATGTCGAGTTGACCAGCATTGAGAACCTCATCGGTTCTGATGGCGATGATACGATAATCGGGTCAACTATCGGAGCAAACCTGATGGGCGGGGCTGGCAACGACAGCATCTCCGGTGGAGAAGGCTATGACGTTATTCATGGCGGAGACGGAGATGATAACCTTGCCGGAGGAAAAGGAAACAACATACTGGACGGTGGAGAAGGACATGACCGCGTAGATTACACGGCATCGACCAGCAGTGTAACCTTCAACCTTGATGCAACCATTGCCAATATCATGCACTCGGACGGCACGGACACTGTCAGTAATATCGAGGCTTTCCAAGGCTCCGACCATGCCGACACCTTCAACGGAAGCAGCCATGGCGAAACCTTTATCGGTGGTCTCGGCAACGATATAATCCACGGAGGAGGCGGTATTGATACCCTCGATTACCGGGATCACTCTATAGCTGTAACAATTGACGCCGAAGCTGGAACAGCCGAACGCGGCTCGGAAACAGATAGTTTTGATGGAATCGAACATTTCATCGGTTCATCCGAAGATGACTTCTTCACCGGATCAGATGCCTCAGAAACATTTGAAGGAAGTACTGGGCTAGACACAATTGACGGGGGAGGTGGAATTGACTTTATCAGCTTTTCAGGACTGGACTGCGGATCAGGTGTAAACGTTAATCTGGGGGCCAACGCTGCAGGTTCCGGCACTTACACAACTGCATCCGGTGCATCAAATGACTTTTTCAAAAACATCGAAGGTGTCATCGGTACCGGTTACAGCGACACCATTACCGCCAGTTCAGCCATGGATTCCACCATTCACGGTGGCCATGGTAACGACACTATCAATCTCGACGGTACATATAAATCAGAGTTGATTTACAATTCCGCTTCTGAGGGTGGTGACACAATCACCGGCTTTAATTCCGGTAAAGACTATTTTAATTTCAGCAACTCCGATTTAGACAGTTCCGCTGGATTCCACGACTATGACAGCAGCTACACAGGCAATGCCAACGCGGGAACTACCGATGCCTACTTTGTATTCGATGGCTGCCATCAGCTCTGGTATGATGCCAACGGTGATGCTGCCGGAGGTGAGACCATGATCGCGGACGTTTCCGGTGATCAAGTCCATGCTGACGATCTCCATTTCTCTTAG
- a CDS encoding cache domain-containing protein has protein sequence MGIFGNSRREGQKRLVWLRVAVPTVVSFMLFVIVLFAVHMPAVRDTMLAQRKASLKHMSQLAIGVLDHLHDQELKGLISGEEAKKRAIGIIGMMRFGSENKDYFWINDFDAKMVMHPYMPELDGRDMSNFTDAKGKLLTREVLNVTKKNGSGFVNYYWYWQDQSGKVVPKISHVQRFYPWKWIVGTGLYLDDLEEEVATRNRELIMMTVAILGVILLLSFYTIIQSRKAGQQILESEALFKGIFNNSQQFMGVLSPEGVLLLANKAALDFIDASEDDINGHYLWETPWWNDSLEEQRQLKELIQVASFGEVGKGLFKHVNDEGTSLYVDFSAKPVVDENDKVLFLIAEGHNVTELKDAKDKIALSEGMFRGIFSQSLQFMGVIGLDGTLLEINKAALDVQDVTAEDVVGRPFWEGPWWQNPPSLVEELKKDIEKAVNGHIVRREVVTESPDEGGRYVDFSLKPAFGPDGKIFFLLAEGRDVTELRVIQEQISELNRDLERKVEERTAELSRSVESLENAQNQLIQSEKMAALGDLVAGVAHEINTPVGISVTSISFMEEKLNEISKKMESGALRKSDFDKFISIAKEATQSSMLNLHRAAELIGNFKQVAADQASGQRRTINFREYLEEILLSLRSKYKRTKHKININCADDLVLRTYPGAFMQIFSNLIINSLIHGFEGVEAGNIDIGVEVDGDDIVIRYTDDGKGMSEDSLNRIFEPFYTTKRGKGGTGLGMSIVYSLVNKRLGGVIKCSSEEGQGTAFTITIPGEFVVED, from the coding sequence ATGGGTATTTTTGGAAATAGCAGAAGGGAGGGGCAAAAAAGACTTGTATGGTTGAGGGTTGCCGTTCCTACGGTGGTTTCCTTTATGCTTTTTGTTATTGTACTTTTTGCAGTTCATATGCCTGCTGTGCGGGATACAATGCTTGCCCAGCGTAAAGCATCGTTGAAGCATATGAGCCAGTTGGCTATAGGGGTGCTGGACCATCTGCACGATCAGGAACTTAAGGGATTAATTTCTGGGGAAGAAGCAAAAAAGAGAGCTATCGGAATTATAGGGATGATGCGTTTCGGGTCGGAGAATAAAGATTACTTTTGGATAAATGACTTTGACGCAAAGATGGTAATGCATCCATATATGCCTGAACTTGACGGTCGTGATATGAGCAATTTCACCGATGCCAAAGGTAAACTTCTGACCCGGGAAGTGTTAAATGTTACGAAGAAGAACGGTTCCGGGTTTGTGAATTATTATTGGTATTGGCAGGACCAGTCTGGCAAGGTTGTCCCTAAAATTTCACATGTGCAGCGCTTTTATCCGTGGAAGTGGATAGTGGGGACCGGTCTCTATCTTGATGATCTTGAGGAAGAGGTTGCCACGCGTAACCGTGAATTGATAATGATGACGGTCGCGATTCTCGGAGTTATTCTGCTGCTTTCATTTTACACAATTATTCAAAGTCGGAAAGCCGGGCAGCAGATTCTTGAAAGTGAGGCCCTCTTCAAAGGTATTTTCAATAACAGCCAGCAGTTCATGGGAGTGCTCAGCCCTGAGGGAGTGCTGCTCCTTGCCAATAAAGCGGCTCTGGATTTTATTGATGCCAGTGAGGATGATATCAACGGGCATTATTTATGGGAAACCCCGTGGTGGAATGATTCGCTGGAAGAACAGCGGCAGCTTAAGGAGCTTATTCAGGTAGCCTCTTTCGGCGAGGTCGGGAAAGGGCTCTTCAAACATGTTAATGATGAAGGAACAAGCCTTTATGTTGATTTCTCCGCCAAGCCTGTGGTCGATGAGAACGACAAGGTGTTATTTCTGATCGCCGAAGGTCATAACGTGACGGAGCTTAAAGATGCGAAGGACAAAATAGCTTTAAGTGAAGGCATGTTTCGGGGTATTTTCAGCCAGTCATTGCAGTTTATGGGTGTTATCGGTCTGGACGGTACACTTCTGGAGATCAATAAAGCCGCCCTTGATGTGCAAGATGTAACGGCGGAGGACGTGGTTGGGCGTCCCTTCTGGGAAGGGCCGTGGTGGCAGAATCCGCCATCTCTGGTCGAAGAATTGAAAAAGGACATAGAAAAAGCCGTCAACGGACATATCGTTCGGCGTGAAGTTGTCACCGAATCCCCGGACGAAGGGGGGCGGTATGTTGATTTTTCATTGAAACCAGCCTTTGGGCCGGATGGGAAAATTTTCTTTCTGCTTGCCGAGGGCAGGGACGTTACCGAGCTACGTGTGATTCAGGAGCAGATCAGTGAACTTAACCGCGATCTTGAGCGGAAAGTAGAGGAACGGACTGCAGAATTGAGTCGTTCAGTCGAAAGTCTGGAAAATGCACAGAATCAATTGATTCAATCTGAGAAGATGGCCGCTCTCGGAGATCTTGTTGCCGGGGTCGCCCACGAAATCAATACTCCGGTCGGCATAAGTGTTACTAGTATCAGCTTTATGGAAGAGAAGCTGAATGAGATATCAAAGAAGATGGAATCCGGGGCATTACGCAAATCAGATTTTGATAAGTTTATATCCATAGCGAAAGAAGCCACTCAATCCAGTATGCTCAATCTTCATCGGGCTGCTGAGCTTATAGGTAATTTCAAGCAGGTCGCTGCGGATCAGGCCTCCGGACAGAGACGGACCATTAATTTCCGTGAATATCTCGAAGAAATTCTGCTCAGCCTACGCTCCAAGTATAAGAGAACCAAGCATAAAATTAATATAAATTGTGCCGATGATCTTGTTCTAAGGACCTATCCCGGTGCATTTATGCAGATTTTCTCTAACCTGATTATCAATTCCCTTATTCATGGGTTTGAAGGAGTTGAGGCCGGAAATATCGACATTGGGGTTGAGGTTGATGGTGATGATATTGTCATCCGTTATACTGACGATGGTAAGGGCATGAGTGAAGACAGTTTGAATAGGATCTTTGAGCCTTTTTACACTACGAAAAGGGGAAAAGGCGGGACGGGGCTGGGCATGAGTATCGTATACAGCCTTGTGAATAAAAGGTTGGGCGGGGTCATAAAATGTTCAAGTGAGGAAGGGCAGGGTACAGCCTTTACCATCACTATTCCCGGTGAATTCGTTGTCGAGGACTGA
- the htpX gene encoding zinc metalloprotease HtpX, whose protein sequence is MTSQIKTFFLLAALTAIILFLGGMMGGRTGLVIAFGLAMFMNVGSYWYSDKIVLSMYKARQLSANDAPQVHAMVQELAANAGIPAPRLFVVDQDSPNAFATGRNPENAVVAVTSGIMRILTPEELRGVIAHEIGHITNRDILIQSVAAVLAGAIMMIANMMQWAAIFGFGGDDEDGGTNPFAAILVAILAPVAASLIQMAISRSREYLADSTGARISCDPKALASALYKLDATARNIPMDANPATENMFIVNPFSGGNMANWFSTHPSTEDRISRLMAMAAK, encoded by the coding sequence ATGACCAGTCAGATCAAAACTTTTTTCCTGCTCGCCGCGCTTACGGCTATCATCCTTTTTCTCGGGGGAATGATGGGAGGACGGACCGGGCTTGTCATAGCCTTCGGGCTTGCCATGTTTATGAACGTCGGCAGCTACTGGTATTCGGATAAAATTGTCCTTTCCATGTATAAAGCGCGTCAGCTTTCCGCCAATGATGCTCCGCAGGTTCATGCTATGGTTCAGGAACTGGCAGCCAATGCCGGAATTCCCGCTCCGCGGCTTTTTGTAGTTGATCAGGATTCACCCAATGCTTTTGCCACCGGTCGTAATCCCGAAAACGCTGTCGTCGCCGTAACCAGCGGAATCATGCGCATACTCACCCCGGAAGAACTGCGCGGGGTAATTGCCCATGAAATCGGCCATATTACCAACCGGGATATCCTGATTCAGTCAGTAGCCGCAGTGCTCGCAGGGGCAATTATGATGATTGCCAACATGATGCAGTGGGCTGCTATTTTCGGCTTCGGCGGTGATGATGAAGATGGCGGAACCAATCCCTTTGCCGCGATTCTTGTGGCAATACTCGCGCCCGTTGCCGCTTCTTTGATTCAGATGGCCATCTCCCGCTCACGTGAATATCTTGCCGACTCTACCGGCGCACGTATTTCCTGTGATCCTAAAGCACTGGCATCAGCCCTTTACAAGCTTGATGCGACCGCAAGGAATATTCCCATGGATGCCAACCCGGCAACCGAGAATATGTTTATTGTCAATCCTTTCAGCGGCGGTAACATGGCAAACTGGTTCAGCACACACCCTTCAACCGAGGACCGCATCTCCAGACTCATGGCCATGGCCGCAAAATAA
- a CDS encoding trypsin-like peptidase domain-containing protein, with protein MFKYFLKINLIILLALVSIKPVFAENDDSLRRTPVVRAVQKTAPAVVNISVTRIVERGISPFGQMFGGQGFDLFFDGFETRKRKYRSQATGSGVIINGRRGLVLTNAHVLAGGSDIKVKTLGGEEYSAEIVGSDADFDLAVLKIKGAGNLPQVAMGDSSDIYIGETVIAIGNPFGYTHTVTTGVVSALKRTVKSKDDAYTDFIQTDAAINPGNSGGPLLNILGDLIGINTAIQARAEGIGFAIPINRAKRVVKELLASGTVSPVWLGLSGQDLDQGSASYFGLSRVYGMLVSDVHKNTPAAYAGIKPGDVILKINGIEVEDKAGYLALLRVQTRSEDVELEILHEGKVRQVVVRPQSLGPREVRTQAWSRWGMLVDKDSRGRGMLVSKVRANSASARLGLKAGDKIHQIGNHRVESQKDFLDSFLRYRMNNKVMLKVQRGRNFYYVKLNS; from the coding sequence ATGTTTAAATATTTTCTTAAAATAAATCTTATTATTCTGTTGGCATTGGTCTCCATTAAACCGGTATTTGCGGAAAATGACGACTCCCTGCGCAGAACTCCTGTAGTGCGGGCGGTGCAGAAGACAGCTCCGGCCGTTGTAAATATCAGCGTGACCCGGATAGTTGAACGGGGAATCTCCCCTTTCGGGCAGATGTTCGGAGGACAGGGCTTTGATCTTTTCTTCGATGGTTTTGAGACCCGTAAACGCAAATATCGCTCTCAGGCAACCGGCTCAGGCGTGATCATCAACGGACGCCGGGGCTTGGTGCTGACCAACGCACATGTTCTTGCGGGCGGTAGCGATATCAAGGTAAAGACCCTCGGCGGAGAGGAATACAGCGCCGAGATTGTCGGATCAGACGCTGATTTTGACCTTGCCGTGCTCAAGATCAAAGGAGCCGGAAACCTGCCGCAGGTCGCCATGGGCGATTCCTCGGATATATACATCGGCGAAACCGTTATCGCGATCGGCAACCCTTTCGGATACACCCATACGGTGACCACCGGGGTTGTTTCCGCGTTGAAACGTACCGTGAAATCAAAGGATGATGCGTACACGGATTTTATTCAGACCGACGCAGCCATCAATCCCGGAAACAGTGGAGGCCCCCTGCTCAATATCCTGGGGGATCTGATCGGGATCAATACCGCCATTCAGGCTCGTGCCGAGGGAATCGGCTTTGCCATTCCCATCAACCGGGCCAAGCGGGTGGTCAAAGAACTGCTCGCTTCAGGTACCGTTTCACCTGTATGGCTGGGACTGAGCGGTCAGGATCTCGACCAGGGATCAGCCAGCTATTTCGGCCTTTCAAGAGTTTACGGAATGCTGGTGAGTGATGTTCATAAAAATACTCCGGCGGCCTATGCCGGAATTAAACCCGGTGATGTCATCCTGAAAATTAACGGCATTGAAGTTGAAGATAAGGCCGGGTATCTGGCCCTGCTCCGGGTTCAGACCCGCAGCGAGGATGTGGAACTGGAAATTTTGCATGAAGGTAAAGTTCGGCAAGTGGTGGTTCGTCCGCAATCATTGGGCCCTCGGGAAGTCCGGACACAGGCGTGGTCCCGCTGGGGAATGCTGGTTGATAAGGATTCCCGCGGACGCGGTATGCTGGTCAGCAAGGTGCGCGCGAACAGTGCCTCCGCCCGGTTGGGACTCAAAGCCGGTGATAAGATCCACCAGATCGGCAATCATCGGGTGGAATCACAAAAGGACTTCCTTGATTCCTTTTTGCGCTACCGCATGAATAACAAGGTGATGCTCAAGGTTCAGCGCGGACGTAATTTCTATTACGTAAAGCTGAATAGTTAG
- a CDS encoding sigma-54 dependent transcriptional regulator, translating to MPESTLLFIAEPQSVTSVFSPLKEAGFQAGLADNLAGAVNFIKKSKPCLIFTRPVMQGYSAQALLAEAVNIEDFPPVVVFSRNGSADEAQRFMELGARDYWLEPLSWEKIKLMLPDEKPSSMPTPEQLGATDKPDAAKQKGTQGRYQIIGQHPAMARVLGLAKQVAKSKATVLISGESGTGKEMFARFLHHHSDRTDKPFVAINCAALPEHLLESELFGHEKGAFTGAINRKLGKFELASGGTILLDEITEMELGLQAKLLRVLQEGEIDRVGGVETVKVDVRVLATTNRAIEETVKEGKFRQDLFYRLNVIPLKLPALSQRGEDILLLAKFFVNKYCTEYGLSSLAFSEEATGWLLDYEWPGNVRELQNLMERAVLLAGAGPIESKHFLNDPDAWMPDEAHTEGAATADPAGTPDGVAADFAVMPISEMEKKLIIKSLDQTSGNRTKAAELLGISVRTLRNKLNDYKKQGLDL from the coding sequence ATGCCAGAGAGTACATTACTATTTATAGCCGAACCGCAATCCGTGACTTCTGTCTTTTCCCCTCTTAAAGAAGCGGGGTTTCAAGCCGGACTGGCTGACAACCTTGCTGGGGCGGTCAATTTTATCAAAAAGTCAAAACCGTGCCTTATATTCACAAGGCCGGTTATGCAGGGCTATTCCGCTCAGGCCCTTCTGGCCGAAGCTGTTAACATTGAAGATTTCCCGCCCGTTGTTGTTTTTTCCCGCAACGGCTCCGCAGACGAAGCCCAGAGATTCATGGAACTTGGTGCTCGTGATTATTGGCTGGAACCTCTTTCATGGGAAAAGATCAAACTGATGCTGCCCGATGAAAAGCCTTCATCAATGCCTACCCCTGAACAGCTGGGAGCGACGGATAAGCCCGACGCGGCAAAGCAGAAAGGTACGCAGGGACGATATCAGATTATAGGCCAGCATCCGGCCATGGCCCGTGTTTTGGGACTTGCCAAACAAGTAGCCAAATCAAAAGCTACCGTTCTCATTTCCGGCGAATCCGGTACAGGTAAAGAAATGTTCGCCCGCTTTCTGCATCATCACTCGGACCGGACAGATAAGCCCTTTGTGGCCATCAACTGCGCGGCGTTACCCGAACATCTACTGGAATCGGAACTTTTCGGACATGAAAAAGGGGCGTTTACCGGAGCAATCAACCGCAAACTCGGTAAATTTGAACTGGCCTCCGGCGGAACCATCCTGCTCGATGAAATAACTGAAATGGAACTCGGACTGCAGGCCAAACTGCTCAGAGTTCTGCAGGAAGGAGAAATAGACCGTGTAGGAGGAGTGGAAACCGTCAAAGTTGATGTGCGTGTTCTGGCAACCACCAACAGAGCCATTGAAGAAACGGTTAAAGAAGGCAAATTCAGGCAGGACCTTTTCTACCGCTTGAACGTGATACCGCTCAAACTTCCGGCACTCTCCCAGCGGGGGGAAGATATTCTGCTACTGGCAAAATTTTTCGTAAATAAATACTGTACCGAGTACGGCCTGTCCTCGCTGGCCTTTTCTGAAGAGGCAACCGGTTGGCTGCTGGATTACGAATGGCCCGGCAATGTTCGCGAGCTTCAGAACCTGATGGAAAGAGCCGTGCTGCTGGCCGGCGCCGGTCCCATTGAATCCAAACATTTCCTCAACGATCCCGACGCATGGATGCCGGACGAAGCACATACCGAAGGCGCTGCAACGGCAGATCCGGCCGGAACCCCGGATGGTGTCGCCGCAGATTTTGCGGTAATGCCGATCTCCGAGATGGAAAAGAAGCTGATCATAAAAAGCCTCGACCAGACTTCCGGCAACCGCACCAAAGCCGCCGAACTGCTCGGTATATCCGTACGCACCCTGCGTAATAAATTGAACGACTACAAGAAACAGGGGCTGGATTTATAA